GAACGCCAGAATGGAAAGTGTCGCGATCAGTGAGATTCGCTTTCTGAGCCAGTTTCCCATACTGCTCCCCCTGTGAATTCAGTGTTTACCGACTACTTACAATATGAAAGACCGTTCGATTCTCATCCGAATTTGACCACTGTGGATTCCGTGCCTATGATTCCCGCGTGCTCCCTGATTATACCAGCTACCCCATGGAATTCGCGTGTTTTCTGAATCGACATTCGAATTCCACTGGAATTTCTCACGCGTTTAACAAGTAACAGGAGACTTGATATGGATTTACAACTGATGGGAAAAACAGCGGTGGTGACGGGCTCGACTTCGGGCATCGGTCAGGCGATTGCCCAGGCGCTGGTGAATGAAGGGGCGACGGTCGTCGTCAACGGTCGCGACGCCGATCGGACGAAAGAGGCGGCGAATTCGATTCAGGGATCAGGGAAAGCGGTTCCCGTTCACGGCGATGTGGGTTCTGCAGCAGGAGTGGCGGAATTCCTGGAGCGACTTACAGCTGTGGGAGACGTGGATATTCTCGTGAACAACGCGGGAATTTTTCAGCCGATGCCGTTCTTCGAAATTCCCGATGAAGAGTGGTCGCGGTTTTTCGAAATCAATGTGATGAGTGGCATCCGTCTGAGCCGTGCGCTGGCTCCGGGTATGCAACAGCGCGGATGGGGGCGGATTCTCTTTATCAGCAGTGAGTCTGCATTCAGCATACCGGATGAAATGGTGCACTACGGGATGACGAAAACGGCACAGTTGTCTGTGATGCGGGGGCTGGCGAAGACACTGCGCGGGACAGGAGTGAGTGTCAACGCGGTGCTTCCCGGCCCGACGTGGACGGAGGGAGTGGCCGAGTATGTTGGAAAACTGGCAGAACAGGAAGGCATGTCTGAAGAAGAAATGCGCAAGCAGTTCTTTCCCCGCTTTCGCCCTCAATCATTGATTGAACGGTTTATTGAACCGACTGAGGTTGCTTCGATGGTAACCTATCTCGCCTCACCGGTGTCTGCGGCGACGACCGGATCTGCACACCGTGTTGAAGGGGGAATGGTCGACGATCTGGGTTAACCGTTTTCCTGTGCTCCCTTCCAGGTAAACAGAGAAAGTACATTCGCGGACTCACTTGATTTCCCCCGGCAATCGGAAGAACATGACCTGTAAGGAATCTCTTTTGAATTTCAACCTTCCGGAAAGAATACTGTTATGAAAGCCGTTGGTCTGACTCGCTATCTGCCCATTGATAATCCAGAATCGCTAATGGATGTGGAATTGGAAAAACCGGAACCGGGTGGTCGGGACCTGCTGGTGGCAGTGAAAGCGATCGGCGTTAATCCGGTAGACACGAAGGTCCGGGCACCAAAAGATCAGGTCGAACCGGAACCCAAAGTGCTCGGCTGGGATGCAGCAGGAATTGTGGAAGCCGTCGGTCCCGAAGTAGAACTGTTCCAACCGGGGGATGAAGTCTATTATGCCGGCGACATCACACGGCCGGGATGTAATTCTGAGTTTCAGTTGATTGACGAGCGGATTGTCGGTTCGAAACCGAAGTCGCTCGATTTCGCTCAGGCGGCGGCGATTCCATTGACATCAATTACAGCTTACGAAGCATTTTTTGCGCGACTGGAACTGGATGCCGAGGGAACAAATCGGGGGGAGACGCTGTTGATGATTGGAGGCGCCGGCGGCGTGGGCTCGATTGGAATTCAACTGGCGAAGCTGGCAGGGCTGACCGTGATTGCGACGGCATCGCGGCCTGAATCAACAGAGTGGGTCAAGCAACTGGGAGCTGACCATGTGATCAATCACTATGAGCCACTGCGACCACAGATTGAAGCGCTGGGTTTAAAATACGTCGATTCGATCGCGCTGTTCAACAATACCGATCAGCACTGGGAGGGGGTCGTCGACCTGATTCGACCTCAAGGCAAGATCGTCTCGATTGTGGAAAATCAAAAGCCGCTGGCACAAACGATGATGAAAACCAAATCAGCGACGTTTGTCTGGGAGTTTATGTTTACGCGATCGATGTTCCAAACGCCGGACATGATTCAGCAGCATCGTCTGCTCAATCGGGTATCCAAGTGGATCGACGGCGGTCAACTTCGCAGCACAGCGAACGAAGTGCTTTCACCGATCAATGCTGCGAATCTGCGGGCAGTGCATCAAAAGCTCGAAACGGGACGTTCGATTGGTAAGATTGTCTTGCAGGGATGGGATTAGATCGGTCCCCTAATTCCGGTTTCCGATTCAGGGAACCATCAGGATGGACTTTCTGCTACCACGCAAAGCACGAAACACTTGAACGGTGAAGAGATCGCATTTGCGATTGTGATGTGTCTCCCTGCTCTCCCCCCCCCCGAATGGAACTCAGGCTTCATCTTGGATTTAGACTGTGTCCAGTTTTACAGTAGCGTCTCACGATCCATAGGGACCGAGCATAATAGATTGCGAGACGCGATGGTGAAATGTAATGCGTACTAGACCGTTGCCTGAGAGACCTGTCCCATCAATGGGTTTTTCACTGATTTCGAAAGAAACCTCAGGAAGAGTGTCTGAACTAAGTCGTCAGATCGGTTGTGTAGGCAATTGCATAGAATGGGTTTCGTTGTCAGAATGGTGGCCGGCATTGATTATATTTTAATTCAGGGAGGTATTGTGGCGAATTCTGAGTATGTGGATGTGTTTAAAACCGGCGCAGTGGCCATTGATCGCTGGCGGACTGAGAATTCGGAAGTCAAAGTGGATTTGAGTGGAGCCGACTTAAGCGGAGCCGACCTGATGGAAACGAATCTGGTCGGAGCCGATTTGCGAGGTGCGAATCTCGTCGGAGCCGACTTAAGCGGTGCCGATCTGGTTGGCGCGAATCTGGTTGGTGCCAATCTGGAAAAAGCCGACTTGTGTTTTGCCGATTTGAGTGGCGCGGACTTAAGCTGGGCCAATTTGCATCGCGCGAATTTAAGACAGGCCATTTTTAACGGCGCCCACTCACGTAATACCCTCTGGGTTGAAGTTGATTTATCCAGAGCCGTGGAACTGGAAACGATTAAGCATTGGGGTCCCAGTACCATAGGCGTCAATACACTCATGTGGTCTAAAGGGAAAATCCCAAAAGAGTTTCTGCTGGGTTGCGGCCTGCCCGATGACGTCATTTCGCATGTGACTGGTTATTTCGCCAGCACCGCCGTCGATTTCTTTTCCTGCTTTATCAGCTTCTGTTCAGAAGACTCTGCCTTCGCTCATCGATTGTATGATACGTTACAGGCCCGGGGAATTCGCTGCTGGTTGGATGAAAAGCAAAAGTCGTCTGGACCAGGTGCCCCCACTGATCGAGGGCTGAAGATCTGGGATAAAGTACTGCTGTGTGCTTCAGAACATTCTTTAACCAGTGACTGGGTCAATCAGGAAATAGCAGACGCTTTTGATAACGAAGACCGTCAATACAGAAAAGATACGGTCCTGATTCATTCCTTACTTCCACTCAGCCTGGACCAGCATCTGTTTAAGGACTGGGAGCATCAAAAGAAAGCGGCACTCTGTGATCGATTAACCGCTGATTTCAGAAACTGGGAAACAGACCCAGCGGTATTCGATCAGCAAGTGGAACGGGTGATGGCGGCGCTGCATACCAATTATCCCGGTCGCGGACCGGAATCTGAGTTGGCTTAGGTAGTGTCCAGGATACCGGTAGCCTCTCCAGGACTATATCGCCGATTATAAGGCGATGGTTCGCTCCGGGAAGATCCAGCGGCACTCAAGGTAGAAATGGAAGTGGAACAGCGTCCCTGATTGAATTTGAAAATTTATGCAGTCGGGCTGACGTTGATTGCTATGATATTAATGCCAATACCGCTTAAGGCAAACGTATTCTGATCTTCCTATGTGTTGAGTCCCTGTCAGGAGCCATTTTCATGATCAAAACAGTACGACGTTTTTTCCTTTTCTCACTGGCACTTTCGTGCCTCACATCAACAGCCCTCAGTATCGATGTGCATGCGGCAGAGAAGGATTCCACGAGACCAGCAGTGGGAGATACAGCCAAAGATTTTGAGTTGGCGACCCCCGCGGGCAAGCAGGTCAAGCTTTCCGATCAGCTCAAGAAAGGCCCCGTGGTGCTGCTCGTGCTGCGTGGATATCCGGAATATCAATGTCCCGTTTGTACGCGGCAGGTGGGTCAGTTTATTGCGAATGCCGCGAAGCTGAAGGAAGCAAAAGCAAGCGTGGTGATGGTTTATCCGGGCGCGGCACAAGATCTGGAGAAACGGGCTGAAGAATTCATTCGCGATCAGAGTCTGCCTGAGAATTTTTACTTTTTGGTAGACCCGGACTACAAATTTACCAATGCCTATCATCTGCGCTGGGATGCCAAACGGGAAACCGCATATCCCTCCACGTTCGTCATCGACACGGATGGCAAGATCAAGTTTGCGAAGATCAGCATGACGCACAGAGGCCGGGCCGATGTCAAAGACGTCCTGCAGGCATTAAGTGAGTAACGGCCTCTTTTCCAGGTCTTCAAGTTAAGTCATCAATAATCTCCTGCTCCCCCGAGCGGAGTTGACTGGGAGGCGTGCGAAACCAGCCGACCAGAAATACGGAGAGACAGAAACAGGCAATAGCCACGATGATAATCACAAGGGCAGGAGCCAGAATGATTTGCTGGGCAACGAGTGGAGGCACGGCGACGATCAATAGAATCTCCAAAGGAGAGATGCCGACAAACGCCAAACCATAATCCTGCAGGGTTTTGGATTTCAGATTAGGGTCGACAATCCGCAGCAGTAACACGCCAATCCCGACGACACCGGTCATCCAGCCATAAGCGAAGATACTGCGTTCAAACCAGAAGTTGTGAAACAGATGGCGTCCCAGAAACCAGAGCATGGCGACTGCGTAGAGAAAACCCAGCAGCGACATCACAATCAGCGGTGCCAGGTATTCCACCACCACACTGATTTTGATTGATGCGACAGCGAACGCAATGAGATAATCAGAGACCGAAGATCCGATGCGGGACATAACCTGACGGTCCACGTATTTTCCCAACTGGCAGAGTTCGAGAGACATCTGCAGGATCGCGCTCACCAGCAGAGACACAGCAAACAGGGGGAGGATCACCTTGGACTCCAGCACGTGTCGAAACAGGTAGTCAACGCCGTGTGCACCGCCGAATGCTGCCATAACAATCGCAAAATGCCAGGTGAGTGGATCAAGGGACATGGCGCTGACGGTATTTGTCCCCAGCGATGACTGCTCTTCCGGTGGGAGGAATCCAGACCGTGTGCTTTCCGGCAGATCCTGGGCCGACTTGACAAGATGCGTCCAGCCGAAGCGGGTCGCGATATTAATTAATAGCAGTCCACCGAAGATGCCGGTGAGTAGTCCAATAGTGGCAAACGTGTATCCCAGACTCAGCGCATCTTCGAAACCTCCTGCCTGCAGGGACTCACTGACGGCTGTTGCGGTACCATGACCGCCTGCGAATCCGGCCGGCATCATTAATGCAAATCCGGGATTCAGATCGGGAAAGAAATACGGAAGTACAAACAACCCGAATAAGAGTGCAATCCCATACTGACCTATGTAAGTGGCGAAGTTATAGAACCAGGTATCACCGACATCACGCAGCATGGTCTTCAGAGAGGGACGTCGAGGTTGATGGCCGAGAAAGAGAGTTGCGAAGAGAATCGCGATCAATTCATAAGGATAGCGATCCATCGCAAGCTTGCCTTCGGCAGTCAGACTGAAGGGGAGCAGGTCGAGAAACTGAGGCCCACCGGCCAAACCCAGGAAGCCGGCCAGAATGGGAGCAGGAATCAGCAGGTATTGCAGAAACCGTATTCGGGAGCGTAACAGATGTGCGATGACCAGGAGGATCGAGATGATAGCAAAGTCTGCAAACATCTTTATTGAGTCCTTTATTCAGGTCATTCATTTTACATTTTCGACGATATCAATTTTGTCTTCGTGAGATTGCTTTGTCGATTATTCAAACATGTCAGATCGGGCATAGCGTTGCATCAACATACCGCCGGTGAGGTTGCGGACGTCTTTGAAGCCGGACTGTTTCAGAATGCGTGTGGCAATGTATGCCCGGAGAGCGGTGTGACAGACCGTGACGATGGGCTTAGCGGGATCGAGTTCTGAAAGTCGCTGACGGAGTTCGTCGACGGGGATATGTATAATTTTGGGTAACGAGAAGGTTTCCACTTCTTTATCTGTTCTGACGTCAAGGATCTGATACGCATCGAGGTCGGCATCGACTTCAACAATGGATGCGAGACCATCCAGATCGTTGCCAGCCACAAAGGCGGCGATGTGTACGGGATCTTTCGCAGAGCCGAACGGGGGTGCATAAGCGAGATCGAGTCCGGCCAGATCGCGGATCGAAGCCCGGAATTTCAGAGCAGTCGCGATCACATCAATACGTTTATCGACGCCTTCTTTCCCGATGGCCTGCGCGCCCAGAACCCGTTCGGTTTCCGGATCATAGGTGAGTTTGAGGAATAGAGATTCGGCACCGGGATAGTAGCCGGCGTGATGCTTGGGAACGACGATCACGGAACGATTCGTGCGAGAAGCCTTTTCTGCAAACTTCTTACTCAACCCGGTCATGGCGGCGGTTAAGCCGAACACGCGTACGATCGCGGTACCAACGGGAGACATCATGGGATCGGCAGATCCGGTGGCTGCATGTTGACCGGCGATTCGACCGGCGCGGTTTGCGGGTCCGGCAAGTGGAATACGAAGAGGTTGCATCAACACCCCATGCATGTATTCCACCGCGTCGCCAACGGCATAGATCTCGGGACAGGAGGTCTGCATAAATTCGTTGACAGAAATACCGCCGAACTTTCCGATTTCGAGGCCCGCTTCTTTCGCCAGACCCGTCGCAGGCGCCACGCCGATGCCAAGGATAATCAGATCCGTCTCGAGCGTCGTACCATTCCCCAGTTCGACACCCACCGCGGTTTCATTTTCGACGTTCACTTTTTCCAGAGCCGTCCCCAGATGCAGCTTGACGTCATGCGCGGTGAGTTCATTCTGAATCAGCCGTGCCATCTCGGGATCGAGGGGCGGAAGTACCTGAGGCTGCAGTTCAACCAGATTGGTTTCCATTTTGAGGTGATGCAGTTGCTCGACCATTTCCAGGCCAATAAATCCGGCACCCACCACAACGGCCCGGCGACAAGTGTGCTGTTCGATATAATCTTTGATGGCATCCGTGTCGTTCAGATTACGGAGCGTGAAGACATTCTGAGCGTTGATGCCCGGCAGTGGAGGAACAATGGGAGCGGCACCCGGAGAAAGAATCAGTCGATCCCATGATTCTGTAGAAGATTCACCGGTGACCTGATTCAATACAGATACTGTTTTATTTTCCACATCGATGGACTGCACCAGATGATTCGTGCGGACATCGATATTGAAACGGTTTTTGAAAAGCTCCGGAGTGGCAACGAGCAGTTTACTGCGTTCGGTAATTTCCCCGCCGATATAATAAGGCAGACCACAATTGGCGAAGGAAACGTATTCATCTTTCTCAAACAGGATGATTTCCGCGTTTTCATTACAACGCCTGGCACGCGTCGCGGCACTGGCTCCGCCGGCGACTCCACCGACAATCACGATTTTCACTGATTCTGTCCCTGACATGAACTGCCTTTCCCGTCTGATCTGTTGAACTCAGAGTATTCTCATTTCGGAATTATAAACAGATCGAGAAAGCATCACTACCAACCTCCATTCCCATTCGACCTGATTCTCAACTGCGAGAATCGCATCTATGGTTCTGCGATGAAACTCATATGCAGTTCTGCATGTCGACGATGGAGCAAATCCCATTCTTCCTGACTCAGTTCACCAAAAAAGGGACTGGGATAACGCTTTGATTCTGAAGTGAGCCGCTGGATGGCATTCCGTAGATGTTCCAGACCAGCCTGATCATCAACGGCATCAGGGAGTAAGGCTTTTCCAGAATCTCCTTTTAAATTGATGCCGGGCAGCATACCGTTCTTCAGAATGCGTGCTTTGAAATAATGCTTCCCGAGAACTCGAAAGAACCAGGGCAGTTGAAACGGGAAACCGTCCAGAGAATAATCCATGAGCCGCGCCAGGTGATCAAAGATCTGCCCTTTCGACCAGTTGCCCGTGGTGGGTGCATCTGCAGCGGTCAACCGAGTGGCATCGTCAATGATATCCTGTAAGGTCGCGTAAGAGAGTTTCCTACGATCGGCGGTCTGTGTAGTCATGAACCTGTTCCTGCCAGCAAAGAGAGTGAATAATATTCATTTTTAAGAAACAGACACGATACCACAAGTGTCTTCGTCTAAATTCAATTCATTAACACCAGTTATCACCTACGACAGGCATTTGATTGACAGATCTCTGATAAAAGTAGGCCTCTACTGTTTCAGTGATCTGGGGCTGTATCAACTGAATCGGAGCACGGTGATACAGGTTTTCGGCAACGCCTTCCACTTCGTCCAGCAACTCGAGTGCTCTGTTATCAACGCGCCACAATTCCCCTTGAATACTGATACCATCCATATTGTTTCTGACCAGGCCTGGATAGGTGCCACAATGATACATGGTATACTCAGCTGTGGTTTTCGCAGTGGAGAGAAAGGTCTGATCATGCAGATTGTGCGCGCGGCAGAAGCCACGTTTTAAGGTCCCATAGACAAATATCAATGTATCTGAATTTGCGGTCATCACATTTCAACCCAGCGGACCGGTAATCGGGGCCAGAAAGAATCTCTGGACTTACTTCGATTACAGAGAATAGTTATGCTGATGCAGTGGGAATTACTTTTTCCATTTGAACGATTTACAGGAGCGAAGACGTTTCGCATTAGCGGTTGTTTCACTTAAAATCCGCAGGAGATGCTGATCGTCAATAAGATCAAGATCACAACGATTGTACCTCATCACATCGCTGAAAGTCCGCCATGGATTGGTTTCTCTTTCTGAAATATTCATTATTTGCCGTCTGCTGCACGCTGGTCGTGTGGTTTACGATCAAAATCGGATTTCGCAGTTCCCCTGACATTGAGGAAATTCAACCGGAGACCGAGGCACTACCGGGCGATGATTCTCAAGCTGACGCACTCCGGCGACTGTACTGGAATTTTACCGCAGTCTTAATTGTAGTACCAACACTCCTGCTGATTCTGGGAATCTCTATGCAGACCGCAGCGTGGAATCATCCGGTGACGGGAACACTGGCGTGTGCAGTAGTATTGATCTGGGGAATGGGGTTCTGGACGGGGATGCTGTCATTCCCCGAACCTGTGCAGGGGTCAGAGCCCGCAGAATTGCCTGCGTTCCATGAGAGTCAGATTGCCGATGAACCTGTCATCACTCGCACATCAGAATCTGAGGAGATGAACTGATGGCAGAGAAGGTGTTACTTCTGTTGGGAATGGTGATCTTTCTGGTAATGCTGCTGATCCTCTCATTTTCACTGGCGGAGCTGGCTTTCCCTTTAACCGAAACAGGGTTCAAAGCACGTCTGATGTGTGCAGTGCGGCGGATTGCACATGCACAAAAGCAAATTCGAAATCGATCTGAACAATATCTGCTCTTGTTCTCTCTGCTGTGTGGCCTGTTGACTTTCACCTTCTTGCCTTTGATTATCACACAATTTTTATTGCGCACGGGTGAGCCAACCACTGCACCAGAACTGGTGACGTATCGATTTGCTCCCCTGCTTTTACTGGGTCTGTTCAGCCTGTTGCAGATTGCCGGTGAAATCAGTCTGGCCATCACTGAGCGACGACGCATTCCTTCAATCTCATTGATTCTGAATGCTTATTTCTGGTTGCCTCTGTTACTGGCCTGGGCCGCGGTGGCAGCCTATCTGCCGATCCACTCGAGTCATGCCATACAGGGAGGCCTTAGTTCGCTATGGCTGATTGTTATTCAACCTGCAGGAACTCTCGTATTCCTGCTTGCCTGGGTTAGTCCTTATTTATTGATCAATGCCTGTCCCACTCGCCGAGTGAGTCCAGTGCAAAACTGGATTCGAGAATTGCGAATGTTGATCGGACTGCAGGTACTGGCTTCACTTATCGTCAGTCGAACCTGTTTTTCCTCCTTTGATGAAAAAAGTACCGGGCTGGAAATCGGGAGATTGGCAATACAGGGAGTGATCATGCTGGTGCTACTGGTCACTGTAATGCGGCTGAAGACATTTCTTCAGAGACGCAACCGTTTTGATCCGGAACGGCTGTGGAAGTTGATGCTGTGGCTGGCATTGATCGCGCTAACCGCTTCGTTTATTGCCTTTCATCTGCTGGGGATGTCTGATCCGCTCATGCATGTGCTGCTGAATTTCAGTCTGCTGGCGATCTGGGCCGGATTTCTGTTGCCGAAAGCCAACCTCAAATTGACGACCACCGTGAAAAACGAATTCGACTCCCCTCATTGAAGATCAGATGTGAATGGACGACCTGAAATTTTATCTGCCTGGAACGGGTGATAACCTGCTGTTTCTGACACTGACAGTGCTGGTGCTGTTAATGATTACGGGCATCTATGGATATCTGAATCTGCAATCTCAGCAGAGATTCGCATCGACTAAACTGCGGTGGGGCTGGCCTCTGTTATCCCTGTTTGCAGTCAGCATTTTATTTTACTGGTTCGGGCAACCACTCTTTGTGGAAGGTATTAGCGGGATCCAGGAACTAATCACACAGTTCAGCCCGTTTGTCGTCGGTTTGTTTGTAATCGGGTTCGGAGGAGCAGCGGTGTTGTCTTCCGATTTAAAATGGTCGCTGACAGCCGCCGCAATCTCATTCCTGTGCAGCGGGATGCTCTTTCTGCAAGCCGCCATCCTGCCACTGGTTCTACTTTGCTGGTTGACGGCAGGGGGAATGCTGCTGCTGTTCGTTTTTCGGGGAATTTCAGATCCGCATTCCCAGGCAGACGATGCTGACCCGGACGGATCGTTTCGTGAACCGTTCCTCGCCTGTCTGGCTTGCAGCCTGCTACTGTGTGGATTCCTGTGGGTGATCCATCGCGAATGGGGGGCCACGACCAGACAGACATCTGAGCCTGCTGCCGTCGAAGTAGAAGGTCTGCTGCTGGTGAGGCAGTTATTCACTGATCACTGGCCGACCATGATCGTGCTGCTCTTGTTTGTTCTGATTAGCTTTGTGGGAATCACACGTTTCATATCTGATGAACAGGGAGGTCGACCATGACACTGCTGACACCGGTTGCATTGTTACACAATCAATTACTGGTAGCGGTTCTCCTGATTGCATTGGGCTTTCTGGGTATGCTCCTGCAGCGGAATGCCTTTTCGATGGTCTTCTCTCTGTTGCTCTGGCTGCAGGGAGCAGGTCTGATCTGTGCCGCCTATGGTCAGTCGCGTGGTGCAAGAGAGGGAAGCCTTTCCTTTCTGCTCATTGTCCTGTTTCTGTTGCCGCTGTTGAGCATGCTGACCTTCCTGATTATTCAGTCGCGTCGGAGACGACAGACGAAACGGGAAGTCGTTTCAGAAACCGACTCGCCGTATCGCATCTTTCCTGATCAGGGAGCAGATTCAGGTGGATAAAATGACCACAGTGCTTCTGCAGTTAAGCCTGATCACACCCTTTGTGATGCTGCTGATTGCTGCGCTGGTGACTTGTGGAATACTGCGAGGAAAGCCGCACTGGCCGGTCGTCACTGGTGTCGCGCTGACTGCCCTCGTCGCTGTAACCTGTCTCTGCTTTTTCAGTTCCCGCCTGGAGCAGCAGACTTATTCTCTGACACTGCTGAACTGGCTGTCTCTTGCTGGAGAATCGACTCCGCAATTACAGATCGGAGTATTGTTCGATCCGGTGAGCCTGGGATTTTACGGTCTGATTTCGCTGGGATCGTTGTTTTTCCTGTTACTGATTCCGAAATCAGCAGGCAGACTTGATTCCCAGAGTCGTTATTCATGGCCGCTCTATCTGCTCGGCTTTTGTGCGGCAACTGGAATTGTGCTGTCGACGAATTTCCTGGAACTGTTTTTCTTCTGGATCATTCTCTCACTCAGTCTGAATCTACTGCATGAAG
The sequence above is a segment of the Gimesia algae genome. Coding sequences within it:
- a CDS encoding toll/interleukin-1 receptor domain-containing protein; its protein translation is MANSEYVDVFKTGAVAIDRWRTENSEVKVDLSGADLSGADLMETNLVGADLRGANLVGADLSGADLVGANLVGANLEKADLCFADLSGADLSWANLHRANLRQAIFNGAHSRNTLWVEVDLSRAVELETIKHWGPSTIGVNTLMWSKGKIPKEFLLGCGLPDDVISHVTGYFASTAVDFFSCFISFCSEDSAFAHRLYDTLQARGIRCWLDEKQKSSGPGAPTDRGLKIWDKVLLCASEHSLTSDWVNQEIADAFDNEDRQYRKDTVLIHSLLPLSLDQHLFKDWEHQKKAALCDRLTADFRNWETDPAVFDQQVERVMAALHTNYPGRGPESELA
- a CDS encoding sodium/glutamate symporter; the protein is MFADFAIISILLVIAHLLRSRIRFLQYLLIPAPILAGFLGLAGGPQFLDLLPFSLTAEGKLAMDRYPYELIAILFATLFLGHQPRRPSLKTMLRDVGDTWFYNFATYIGQYGIALLFGLFVLPYFFPDLNPGFALMMPAGFAGGHGTATAVSESLQAGGFEDALSLGYTFATIGLLTGIFGGLLLINIATRFGWTHLVKSAQDLPESTRSGFLPPEEQSSLGTNTVSAMSLDPLTWHFAIVMAAFGGAHGVDYLFRHVLESKVILPLFAVSLLVSAILQMSLELCQLGKYVDRQVMSRIGSSVSDYLIAFAVASIKISVVVEYLAPLIVMSLLGFLYAVAMLWFLGRHLFHNFWFERSIFAYGWMTGVVGIGVLLLRIVDPNLKSKTLQDYGLAFVGISPLEILLIVAVPPLVAQQIILAPALVIIIVAIACFCLSVFLVGWFRTPPSQLRSGEQEIIDDLT
- a CDS encoding NADH-quinone oxidoreductase subunit K — translated: MTLLTPVALLHNQLLVAVLLIALGFLGMLLQRNAFSMVFSLLLWLQGAGLICAAYGQSRGAREGSLSFLLIVLFLLPLLSMLTFLIIQSRRRRQTKREVVSETDSPYRIFPDQGADSGG
- a CDS encoding FAD-dependent oxidoreductase, which gives rise to MSGTESVKIVIVGGVAGGASAATRARRCNENAEIILFEKDEYVSFANCGLPYYIGGEITERSKLLVATPELFKNRFNIDVRTNHLVQSIDVENKTVSVLNQVTGESSTESWDRLILSPGAAPIVPPLPGINAQNVFTLRNLNDTDAIKDYIEQHTCRRAVVVGAGFIGLEMVEQLHHLKMETNLVELQPQVLPPLDPEMARLIQNELTAHDVKLHLGTALEKVNVENETAVGVELGNGTTLETDLIILGIGVAPATGLAKEAGLEIGKFGGISVNEFMQTSCPEIYAVGDAVEYMHGVLMQPLRIPLAGPANRAGRIAGQHAATGSADPMMSPVGTAIVRVFGLTAAMTGLSKKFAEKASRTNRSVIVVPKHHAGYYPGAESLFLKLTYDPETERVLGAQAIGKEGVDKRIDVIATALKFRASIRDLAGLDLAYAPPFGSAKDPVHIAAFVAGNDLDGLASIVEVDADLDAYQILDVRTDKEVETFSLPKIIHIPVDELRQRLSELDPAKPIVTVCHTALRAYIATRILKQSGFKDVRNLTGGMLMQRYARSDMFE
- a CDS encoding DUF1569 domain-containing protein; the encoded protein is MTTQTADRRKLSYATLQDIIDDATRLTAADAPTTGNWSKGQIFDHLARLMDYSLDGFPFQLPWFFRVLGKHYFKARILKNGMLPGINLKGDSGKALLPDAVDDQAGLEHLRNAIQRLTSESKRYPSPFFGELSQEEWDLLHRRHAELHMSFIAEP
- a CDS encoding zinc-binding alcohol dehydrogenase family protein, translating into MKAVGLTRYLPIDNPESLMDVELEKPEPGGRDLLVAVKAIGVNPVDTKVRAPKDQVEPEPKVLGWDAAGIVEAVGPEVELFQPGDEVYYAGDITRPGCNSEFQLIDERIVGSKPKSLDFAQAAAIPLTSITAYEAFFARLELDAEGTNRGETLLMIGGAGGVGSIGIQLAKLAGLTVIATASRPESTEWVKQLGADHVINHYEPLRPQIEALGLKYVDSIALFNNTDQHWEGVVDLIRPQGKIVSIVENQKPLAQTMMKTKSATFVWEFMFTRSMFQTPDMIQQHRLLNRVSKWIDGGQLRSTANEVLSPINAANLRAVHQKLETGRSIGKIVLQGWD
- a CDS encoding gamma-glutamylcyclotransferase family protein — protein: MTANSDTLIFVYGTLKRGFCRAHNLHDQTFLSTAKTTAEYTMYHCGTYPGLVRNNMDGISIQGELWRVDNRALELLDEVEGVAENLYHRAPIQLIQPQITETVEAYFYQRSVNQMPVVGDNWC
- a CDS encoding SDR family NAD(P)-dependent oxidoreductase, encoding MDLQLMGKTAVVTGSTSGIGQAIAQALVNEGATVVVNGRDADRTKEAANSIQGSGKAVPVHGDVGSAAGVAEFLERLTAVGDVDILVNNAGIFQPMPFFEIPDEEWSRFFEINVMSGIRLSRALAPGMQQRGWGRILFISSESAFSIPDEMVHYGMTKTAQLSVMRGLAKTLRGTGVSVNAVLPGPTWTEGVAEYVGKLAEQEGMSEEEMRKQFFPRFRPQSLIERFIEPTEVASMVTYLASPVSAATTGSAHRVEGGMVDDLG
- a CDS encoding peroxiredoxin family protein codes for the protein MIKTVRRFFLFSLALSCLTSTALSIDVHAAEKDSTRPAVGDTAKDFELATPAGKQVKLSDQLKKGPVVLLVLRGYPEYQCPVCTRQVGQFIANAAKLKEAKASVVMVYPGAAQDLEKRAEEFIRDQSLPENFYFLVDPDYKFTNAYHLRWDAKRETAYPSTFVIDTDGKIKFAKISMTHRGRADVKDVLQALSE